The genomic DNA TCTCAAGAATTTGGTAAAGCTAAATTATATATTGATGATGAAAAAAGTCTATTATTTAAAAAGGTTAGTCAAAATTCACAAGTATGAATGAGTCATGCAGATCACTTAACAAAAATGCCTGCTGGTTTTAAACAAATTGCTCATTCAGATTCATCAGTTGCAGGTATTGAAAATGAAAAAATGAATATCTATGGAATTCAATTTCATGCTGAAGTTACTCACTCTGAAAAAGGAATTCAGATTTTAAAAAACTTTATTTTTGACATTTCAAAATGCAAGAAAGATTGAGAAATGAAGCAATTCATTGAAAATAAAATAAAAGAAATAAAGGAACTTGTTGGAGATGAGCAAGTTATTTTAGGTCTTTCTGGAGGAGTGGATTCATCAGTAGCTGCAGCTTTAATTTCAAAAGCAATTGGTAAACAACTAAAATGTATTTTAGTAGATACTGGTTTATTAAGAAAAGATGAAGCTAAAAAAGTAATGGATTTATATAATAAAGAATTTGATATGAATATTAAGTTGGTTGATGCAAGTAAAGAATTTTATAAAGAATTAAAGGGACAAATTGATCCAGAAGACAAAAGAAAAATTATTGGTAAAAAATTTATTGAAGTTTTTAGTGAAGAGGCAAGAAAAATGCAGGGTGCAAAATTTTTGGCTCAGGGAACAATTTATCCAGATGTAATTGAGTCTTCAAGTAATGGTCATGTTTCAAAAACAATTAAATCACACCATAATGTTGGGGGTTTACCTAAGGATTTAAAGTTTGATTTGTTAGAACCTTTAAGAGAGTTATTTAAAGATGAAGTAAGAGCTGTGGGAAGAGAACTAGGAATTCCTGCTTTAATGATTGATCGTCATCCTTTTCCAGGGCCCGGTCTTGGAGTGAGAGTTATTGGTGAAGTTACAAAAGAAAAATGTGAGATTTTAAAAGAGGCTGATGATATTTTTATTAGTAATTTAATTGAAGCAAATTTATATAATGAAGTATCTCAAGCATTTGTTACACTATTGCCTGTAAAAACAGTTGGTGTTATGGGAGATAATAGAACTTATGATTATGTGGTTGCATTGCGAAGTGTAAATACAATTGATTTTATGACAGCTTCAAGTACACATTTACCTTGAGATTTTTTAGATAAAGTTGTTAATGAAATTATTAATAAGGTGGATGGAGTTAATAGAGTAGTTTATGATGTAACTTCAAAACCACCAGGAACAATAGAATGAGAATAGAGGAGAGTTTGTATGAATAAAAATGATTTAAATGGAAAAATAATTAGTGAAGGTATTACTTTTGATGATGTTTTATTAGTACCAAGATATTCTGAAATATTGCCCAATGATGTTTCTTTAAAAACAAAATTAACAAAAAATATAGAACTTAATATTCCAATAATAAGTTCAGCTATGGATACTGTAACTGAATCTAAACTTGCTATTGAAATGGCAAGATGTGGTGGAATTGGAATTATTCATAAAAACTTATCAATTGAAGAACAATCTTTAGAAGTTCAAAAAGTTAAAAGAAATGAATCAGGGTTTATAACAGATCCTATTACAATTACAAAAGAAACAATTGTTGAACAAGCAAATGAAATTATGGCAACCTATAAAATATCAGGATTACCTGTTGTAGATGGTAGTGGTAAACTAATTGGAATTCTTACAAATAGAGATCTAAAATATTTTGAAGATTTTCAAGCAAAAGTAGAAGTAATTATGACTAAAGATAATTTAATTACAGGTAATCCATCAACAACATTAGAGCAAGCAAAGGCAATTCTATTAAAAAATAGAATTGAAAAATTGCCAATTGTTGATGCTAATAATACTTTAGTTGGTTTAATCACAACAAAAGATATTGATAAAGCAATTGATCATCCAAATGCGTGTAAAGATGAAAAAGGAAGATTGAGAGTTGGTGCTGCTGTTGGAGTAGGTGAAGACTTTATGCAAAGAGTTGACGAACTTGTAAAAGCTCAAGCAGATGTTATTGTTATTGACTCAGCTCATGGTCACAGTAAAGGTATTATTGATGTAATTAAAGCAATTAGAAGCAAATATAAGAACTTAGAAATAGTTGCAGGAAATATTTGTACTGCGCAAGGAGCAGAGGCTTTATACAAAGCTGGTGCTAACGGAGTAAAAGTTGGAGTTGGTCCTGGAAGTATTTGTACAACAAGAGTTGTTGCTGGAGTTGGAGTTCCTCAAATAACTGCAATTAATGATGTTTTTAATTGAGCCAAGGATAAAGAAATAACTATTATTGCTGATGGGGGAATAAAATACTCAGGTGATATTGTTAAAGCTCTTGCAGCAGGCGCTCACAGTGTTATGATGGGAAGTATTTTTGCAGGAACTGAAGAATCACCTGGAGAAGAAATAATTGCCAATGGTAAAAAATATAAAACTTATGTTGGAATGGGTTCACTTGTTGCTATGAAAAGAGGGAGTAGTGATCGTTATTTCCAAAAAGGTGCTAAAAAATTAGTACCCGAAGGTATTGAAGCAAGAGTTCCATTTAAAGGAAAAATGAGAGAAGTAGTTTTCCAATTAATGGGTGGTTTAAAAAGTGGAATGGGCTATACTGGAAGTGAAACTATTGAACAACTACGCTTTGACACTCAATTTGTAAAAATCACAAATGCTAGTTTAAAAGAAAGTCACCCTCATGATGTGGAACTTACAAAGGAAGCTCCAAACTATAATAAATAAATTTGGGTTCAGTGTATGAACCTTTTGTTTTGCAAACGAAGTAGAAATGAAAGGATAGTTATGAAAAAAATTAATTTAGATGATATTGCAAAAAATGCTTGAAGTAATGCTTTACTTTGTCAATGTGGAGATGAAAAAGATAATTTTGATATCCACAGAATTTGTTTAGTTTGTTTAAAAATTATGGACTATAATGAACATTATTCACAAATAAATGTAAAAAAACCTTGAAACATTAAATTTTATAATAATGATAATTATAACTTAGTTGAATTTAGTGGTATCACAATGGCAGTTCACAAGGAATGCTTTATAAAATAAATATAAGTACTTATATGCTAAAATTATTTTGTTATCTTTAAGGAGAGAAAAAAAATGAAGAAACTTTCTGCAAATGAAATTAGAAAAATGTGACTAGATTTTTTTAAATCAAAAGATCACTATTTTTTGGAACCTGTTAGTTTAGTGCCAGTAGAAGATCCGAGTTTATTATGAATAAATTCTGGAGTTGCTACTTTAAAACCATATTTTGACGGGAGAATGAACCCACCATCACCTAGGTTAACAAATTCACAAAAATCTATTAGAACAAATGATATTGAGAATGTAGGAGTTACAGCACGACATCAAACAATGTTTGAGATGTTAGGCAATTTTTCAATTGGAGATTACTTTAAGAAAGAAGCAATAGAATTTGCATGAGAACTTTTGACTTCTCCAAAGTGATTTGATATTAACCCAAATCTGTTATACATAACTGTCTTTAATGAAGATCAAGAAGCTTATGATGTTTGAACTAACATTATTAAAATTAAAGAAGATCATATTTTTAAAGGAACAAGAGATACTAACTTTTGAGATGTAGGGCAAGGACCATGTGGACCTAATACAGAGATTTTTTTTGATCGTGGTGAAAAATGAGATCCTAAAAAAGTTGGATCAAAACTTTTAAAAGATGATATTGAAAATGATCGATACATTGAAATTTGAAATATTGTTTTTTCACAATTTAATAACGATGGGAATAATAATTACACAGAGTTGCCAAGAAAAAATATTGATACGGGTGCTGGTTTTGAAAGATTAGTTTCAATTTTTCAAGAAGTTCCAACTAACTTTGAAACTGATATATTTTTTCCAACAATACAAGAGGTTGAAAAAATGTGTAATAAAAAATTTAGATATTCAATTGAAAATTATTATAATGAAAATAAAGAACAAACTAAAATTAATACGGCTTTTAAAGTAATTGCTGATCATGTTAGAGCAGCTATTTTTGCTATAAGTGACGGAGTATTTCCTGGAAATAAAGATAGAGGATATATTATAAGAAGACTTATTAGAAGAAGTTCTGTCTATGGAAGAAAATTAGGAATTAAAGAATCATTTTTATATAAACTAGTAGATAAAGTAATACAGGCAATGAAAGACTTCTATCCATATTTAATTGAAAAAAAAGATATGGTTAAGGAAGTTATTAAACAAGAAGAATTACGATTCTTAAAAACACTTTCAAAGGGTTATGAACACTTAGAATCTATTATTAAGGCACAAAATAAAGTAAGTGGTAAAAATGCATTATTGCTTTTTGAATCTTTTGGATTTCCAATTGAATTAACTACAGAAATAGCAAATGAAGCCAATGTAAAAATTGATTTAAAAAGTTATGAAAAACTTTTGGAAGAGGCAAAACAATTAGCAAGAAACTCAAGAAAAGATGACAAGGCTTGAAATAAACAATCAGCGATTCTTACAGGTTTAAAAGTTGAAAGCGAATTTGTTGGCTATGATTTAGAAGAATGTGACTCAAAAGTTAACTTTATTTTTGAAGATGAAAAAAAATTAGAATCTGTAACAAATAAAGTAGTATTTATAACTTTAACTAAAACACCTTTTTATGCTGAAAAAGGGGGACAAGCTGCTGATAATGGTTATTTAATTGATTCACAAGATAATCGCCATTTAGTAATGGATGTTAAAATGGGTCCAAATGGACAACACATTCATAAAGTTCAAGTTAATGGAACTTTAAAAAATGGTGATATTGTTAGAGCAATAATTGATAGTGAAAAACGCTTCTATACTATGAAAAATCATTCAGGTACACATATTTTACAAGCAGCTCTTCAAGAGATTCTTGGAAAAGAAGCTTTACAAAATGGTAGCTATAACGATGAAAATGGTTTAAGAATTGATATTTCATATAATAGATTACCAACTCCAGAAGAAGTAGTGAAAATTCACTCAGTTATAGCAAGAGAAATTAAAAGAGAAATTCCTAGAGAAATTATTCACTGTTCATTAAAAGAAGCTATTGAAAAGCATAATGCCCTAGCTTTATTTACAGAGAAGTATGGTAAAAACGTTAGAGTAATTAAATTTGGGTCATTTTCTTGTGAACTTTGTGGAGGAACACATGTTACTAACACAAAAGATATTGAAGACTTACTAATTACCAATGTTGAGTCAAAGGGTAGTGGAGTATTTAGATATCACGCAGTAACTAGTCATAAGGAAGTAAGTAGTTATTTAGAGCAGTTGTTTAATAAACAAAAATTAGAAATCCAAGTTTTAATAGATAAATTTAATAGATTTAAATTAAAAGTTAAAAATAATTTAATTGAAAAAGAAATTAATAAAATAATGTCTTTAAAGGCAAGTAAGGAAAATTTAGTAATTATAAAACAAAAAGTAAATGACTTAAAAAACTCATTTAAGATATATCAAAAGGAAATAGAAGAGCTGTTAATTGAAGAGAAATTACTAAAATATTCTGATGTTATTCCAATTAACAAAGAACATAAAAATCTAATTGAATTAGAAACAAATAATCTAGAAATGAAGGAAATGAAATCTCTTTCAGACAAATTACAAAATAAGTTTGAAAACCTAATTATTATGCTTTGAAATACAAATGAAAAGATTTTTATTGTATCAGTCAATGATAAAATTGCAAAAGAAAATAGAGCAATTGATCTATTTAATAATAATAAAAAATTTAAAGTTAAAGGGGGAGGAAATGATACATTTGCTCAAGGTAAGATAATTTAATTTTTTTATATATAAACATTATTTTTTAAAAATATTTTTAAAATTTAATGTTTTTTTTTTTTTTTTATCAACTATAATTAAAAAAGGTGAAAAATATAATGAAAAAAGTTAGAAGTAATATAAACTTAATAGTTATTTTTATTCTTCTTTTTTTAACATTTCCTATTCAAAATATCTTAAATCAAAAAACTAATATAGTTATGTTGTCACTATTAGTTAATATTACTTTAATCATAATTTCTTTGTATTTCATCTCTAAATTTATTGCAGATTTACTAAAATTTATCGAAAAATATAATGATGAAATATCAAGAAAAAACTTAATAAGTCTGAGCTTGTCAAATAATAATTTTAAATTTTATATAACAATGCTAGTTACCTTTTTATTTTTTATTTTCTCAATAACTCAAACTTATATCTCAATTGAAAGAACAACAGTAATCTCAATGGAAATATATTGATGAACAAATTATAAATTAGATAGAGTAATTAATTTAGATTATATAAATATATTATTTTTTGCTCAATTTATTTTAATAAGTTTACTTTTATTATATTCATTTTTTTACATTATATTTTTCTACTTTATATACTCTGTAATAAAAACTGTTTCAAAATCAAATGAAGATTTAAATCATCTTATTTATAAGAAATCTACTAAGCTAAATCTATTTTTAAAAATGTTTATTAAGTATTTAAACAATATTAAGTTAGAAGCAAAAAAAATTCAAAATAGTTGAAAAGAAATAATAAATTTAATTAGCAATATTAAATCAGAAGAATTGAAAAGCTTTAAAAAGGCAACAACTCCTCCATTATTTTTCTAATTAAAATTTTTTTAGCGTTGTTTAAGTTAATCACTTAGATTTATTAAAATGGACAAAAATTTAAGTGTGGAAAAATACAGAGTATAAAGAAAAAAAATTATTTTAAATAATTTTTAATAACACAAGAATTTAAAAAGTTAAAGGGTAAATAATAAAAAAAGATAGACTATCGAGTTTTAAATAAATGAATAAAAAATGAAAAAATACTTAATAAAAATTAAGTACTTATTTAATGAAAGAAAAAAGGAGAATTTTAATTATGAAAAAATTATTAAATATATTAACATCTGTAACTTTAATTGGTTCAGCTGCAACATCAGTGGCAGCTTGCGGTGGAGGCGGGGGAAAAAAAGACCCTGATCTTTCTACTATGCAAAAAGAAATGCTAAATGGAGCAGAATTTATTTCAAGACTTATTGTTGCTGGAAGACATGAAAATTTAAATTACAATGTTAATGAAATACTATCAATATTCTTAACACCATTACCAACAGCTATGAATATGCCAACATTTTATAAATATGAAAATAGTACTATAAATATAGCTAACAAAATAAGTAAATTCAAAAATAATTTAGCACCTTCTTTAAATTATTATAACGGTGATAACTATGCGGGAATGTTTGCTAGTTATCTTATGGGGATGTATGAGGATGATTTTTATAATAATATGATAAATGGTGGTGATGAAAATGCTAACTACTTTAATGACACATTTTCAATAAATGGTAATCAAGGTTATAACAAGAAAAGTAATAATGCAATGGGATATGCTGCTGGTTTAGGCAAAGATATTAATTTATCAAAAAATGAAGAAAGAAGAGAACTGGCTTGAGCTATCCAAGATACTGGGGCATTATCAAATTATTTGTTAAGTTTAGGTTTTGATGGAGCTAATCCAACTGATACAAATGGTACAAGTTCACCTGTATCAAATGCTGACGAGCATAAAAAAGGTGGAACTAATGGTTCTGGTTATGCTTGATATAACTCAATACTTATGAGTGGAAGAGCAAAGAAAAGTAAAGATTTTAGTGGTAAATTACAATCTCTTGAGAATAATAAACTTAAAGATTTAGGTTATAATAAAGCAAATGATGATAATAAATCTATGATTAATGGAAAAGAATTTAATTCAACAGGAGGTTTGATTACAAAAATAGCTGGAGAACAAAATATAAGTGGTTTTATTAGTTTGTTTGGCTCAATGCTAGAAAATATCTCAGATACAAAAAATGGAGCACTTATATTAAGCGAATTTATGAATATAATTTTTCCCTTAATTAGAATAAAATCTTCGGGTCTTTTTGGAGCTTCAGATCCTCAATCAATTAGTCAGGCTGTAGGATTCTCTCTAATTACTAATGTTTGGGATGCTATTAAAAAAATTGATAGTAACATTATTAAAGATGAAAATATTTTGGAAAGCATAAAAAACTTAGATAAATCTCCTGATTCTGTTTGATTTATTCCTGGAACAACTGCAAAACCTGAAAATGTAAAAATTTCAGTTTTATATAAAGATGCAAATAAAGATAACGAGGAAATAGGTGGTCAAAATGGAACAAATGCAAAAAATATTATAAAAATTATAGATTTAATAGTAGAACTTTATAATAATGAAGAAAATAAAAAAGAATTTATTGAAAAATTATTTATCTCAAAAAATTCTCCATTCTATAGTTCTTATAAAACAATAATAAATTATATAGGACCTGAAAACTGAGAAAAATCTATGCTAGGTGAAGATAATGATGGAGCTATTAATCTATTAAAATTTGCCAAAGGTGCTTATTTAATGATGACAAATCGTGATGTTATTGAAAAGTTTGAAAGATTAATAGAGGAATTTAAAGGAGAAAATACGTTTAGAGATCTAACAAGCCTACAAAAAAATAAGTTTTTAGAATTAATTGGTTGATCAGAAAAGGGATATGAAGATAAATCCCTAGGTAAATTAATTTACAATTCATTTACAAATAGTGAAGTTACAGGTCAAAAGGACTTTAGTGATTTTTTTTCAGGTTTCAAAGATTATGTAACTAATGCAATGGCGGAAGTACATGAACCTGTATTGCAATATTTGGTAGATGATAAATATTGAAGAGTAAATAATTTTAAAATAAATACAACAAGTAATACACAACGTGCTGGAAAAATGGAATTTACGTTGGATTATAATGGGATAGGTGATAGTACTTCAAATGCAAGTAAACAAACTAAAAAAGTTGTAGTAGAAGAGAAATTTAATCCTTATCAAACCATTTCAAAGCATCAAGAACAAAATTGAACTAGCGAACTTAAAAGTAAATTGGATGAGGATAAAATTGCAAATTCAGGAAAAATTTTAGGTGTTGAACAGGGTGCAATTAAAAAAGAGGACATTGCAAATTATGATGGTCTAGGTAATTATCAAGATTATAAAACTGTAAAAAATTCATATAAAATAGTTTGAGAAAATATCTCAAATAATCCAGAATCACCTTATTGAGTAATAACCTCACTAAAATCATTTAATGCAAATGGAGAAGAATTTTATAATATTTATTAATAAATAAATGCTTTTATTTAAAAATGGTTTAAGAAAATTATTAAAAGATTATGTCCAGTTTGGGATATATTTAGTACTTATTACAATCGCTGTTATATTTACATCCACTTTTGGTATTGTTTCTTCAAATTTAATTAGTACAAATAATAATATAAATAAAAATTTTGAAAAATTTGATTACTCATTTAGATATACATCAAGCGCATATAAATCAAATGATACTCAAACTTTCACTCCATGATTTGCATTTAATACAGAGTTATTAAAAAATGATAAAGGAAACTATTTTCCAAGACTAACTTTTGGAGAATCTGGAATACTAAAAAAATATGAATTTAAAGATAATTGTTCTGGTTTTAAAATTAATTGTTATGAATCATCAATTTTTTCAGAAAATGGTAAAAATTATGTGAACTTTCATTTTGGAGATGTTGAATCAAACTTTGGTATTGAAAATAATGACAAGCAATATTTACCAACATCTGATAAAGCTGTTATAAATTTTACAGATAAACAAAAAATTGAAGTGGTCAAAAAGGCTGAATTTGGTGATTTATATAAATTGAATCTAGAGTCAAATAGTTTTAAAAACTCTTTAATTGGCAAATTATATGAAAAAAATAACAATTTTAACCAAGAAATCTTATCAAGCAGCGCGCGCGATACCGCATTACATATTTTTGATTTTATGTTCTTTTTAAATAATTCAGTTTTAACAAATGTAATTAAAAAGGATATTGTTAGTATTTATGAGAATACTAGTATAGAAAATCAAAAGTATGAGATTGAAAAATATGTTAATAAAGGTATTGGAGAGATTGACTCAACGGGAAAATATTTATTTTCTAAAATTCCTATTGAGTTTAAAGGTGATGCAGATGAAAAAAAACTATTCTCTGAGAATGCAAGTTTTTTTATTAAAAAGTTTGATTCTACTTTAGTTTTTAAAACTGATATAAATCAAAATGGATATGAGATATTAACAAATAAAATAACTCAAAGAAATTGATTCTCTATATATTTTAATTTATTAGGAGATTTAACTAATTTTAAAATAACACTAACTAATGAAGTTGTTAAATGAGATTCAAGTGGAAGAAAATTTAGATACATTTCAGCATTTTACAATACTAAGAAACCAAATAGTGATATCCTAGATGCTCATTTTTATAATGAAGAATTATTTAACTTATATAAAAGAACTTATACTAATAATAGTTTTACAGAGTATTCTTTTATATCCTCTAATGGTTATGCAAAATATAATAATATGCATTTAGGCAAAAGTTATGATATCTTTAATTATAATAATTCTGAAGGTATGTATGTTATGGATGGAATTGGTTCGGATTCATTTAATATTTATCCTACAATATATGAAGAAGACCTATTAACAAATCAAAAAAATGAAGCCATATTTTATATAAGTAATTCTTTATTTAATAAGCAATTTAATAAAGATGGAGAAGAAAAGAGTTATCAAGATGTAAGTAGGTCATATTTAACTTATCAAAAATCCGATATGAGTTCTATTGAAAAAGATATAAATTTATTAAAAACTTATTTTGCAGATAACATTTTGAATTTGGGAAAAATTCAAGAAAATATTAATAATGAGAATTACTCTGAAAATTTATCAAGAGCAAATATTGAATCTTATAAGGATACAACTTTATTAAATATGAGAAGTAGTTTATTTCCAGGTGTTGTAAAAGGGTTTTATTCACTGGCAATAATATTTTGTTTAATTTTTGCAAGTGCTTTAGCATTTGTGGTTTATACTATATTTAAAAAAACGTTGGTAACACAAAGGAGTCAGATAGGGAATTTAAAATCACTTGGATTTTCTAATACTAAAATAATATTTAATTACATTTTGTATATGTCCATTCCTATTTTTATATTAGTTCCAATAGGTTGAACTATAAGTTTATTTTTGCAAGGATCCTTAATGGGAATTTTTGAAATGTACTTTAATATTCCATCAATTTTCTCAATTGATTGAAAACTTTTACTAGTTGAATTATTTGCATTTTTGGCAATTGTTAGTTTAATTGTGTTTTTTACTAGTTACTTTACTGTAAAACAATCTCCATTAATTTTATTATCACCAAGTAAAAGTCATAAGCCAAATATATTTTTATCCAAAGCATTCTCAAAAATTAAAGGACTTAGTTTTACTTCGAAATTAAGACTTGTGATATTATCAACTGCTATAAAGGATTTAATTGTATTCTTTACAATATTATTATTTTCAAGTTCTGTAATAACATTAGCGTCTGTTACTCCAAATACTATGAAAAACATGTCCAATGAATACTATAAAAATATTAAATACAACAATGACTTTACTTATTCAAATGTTGTTATAAATAATCCATTAACAAGATATTCATTCTATCAAATGGATGAAATGAATAAGGCTGAGAGTAATATAGAGGCTTCTTTATTTAATACAATAGTAAAAACTCAAGATTATGAATATAAAACATTATTTGAGAAAAATTACTGAAATACATCAATTGATAATGCCCAAGATTTTAGAAAGTATTTTCAAGAGATGTTAATCAATAATCTTATTACTTTTAAGGGAGGAGTTTTATCAACAGGAATTATGGATAAATTAGTAGAGATTGAGCCCAAAGGGTTAGGTGCAACAATTGTAAACAATAATTTTAAAACTATCTCTTGTGAGGTTATTCCTCAGTTATTTGGCCAAGGAGGCATTAGTGAAGCAACAAATTATAATGATTGTATAAAAAGTGTTTCTAATAATATTCTTCCTTCTACTATAAAAGAACTTTGAGATAAGGACGATAAAGAGTTTAAAAATTTCTCATTTAATTTTTCTACTATTTCAGTTGATAAAGAATTAGATCAAATGTATACAAGAGTTGAATCAACTATTGATAATAATAAGCAAGCAAAATACGTTG from Spiroplasma endosymbiont of Cantharis nigra includes the following:
- the guaA gene encoding glutamine-hydrolyzing GMP synthase, with amino-acid sequence MLNTQILIFDFGSQYTQLLARRVRNLNVYAEVIPFDKTKDDLKKYKNLKAIILSGGPNSVYLNEAYKIDKEIFNLGVPILGVCYGMQLITDMFGGKVELADSQEFGKAKLYIDDEKSLLFKKVSQNSQVWMSHADHLTKMPAGFKQIAHSDSSVAGIENEKMNIYGIQFHAEVTHSEKGIQILKNFIFDISKCKKDWEMKQFIENKIKEIKELVGDEQVILGLSGGVDSSVAAALISKAIGKQLKCILVDTGLLRKDEAKKVMDLYNKEFDMNIKLVDASKEFYKELKGQIDPEDKRKIIGKKFIEVFSEEARKMQGAKFLAQGTIYPDVIESSSNGHVSKTIKSHHNVGGLPKDLKFDLLEPLRELFKDEVRAVGRELGIPALMIDRHPFPGPGLGVRVIGEVTKEKCEILKEADDIFISNLIEANLYNEVSQAFVTLLPVKTVGVMGDNRTYDYVVALRSVNTIDFMTASSTHLPWDFLDKVVNEIINKVDGVNRVVYDVTSKPPGTIEWE
- the guaB gene encoding IMP dehydrogenase gives rise to the protein MNKNDLNGKIISEGITFDDVLLVPRYSEILPNDVSLKTKLTKNIELNIPIISSAMDTVTESKLAIEMARCGGIGIIHKNLSIEEQSLEVQKVKRNESGFITDPITITKETIVEQANEIMATYKISGLPVVDGSGKLIGILTNRDLKYFEDFQAKVEVIMTKDNLITGNPSTTLEQAKAILLKNRIEKLPIVDANNTLVGLITTKDIDKAIDHPNACKDEKGRLRVGAAVGVGEDFMQRVDELVKAQADVIVIDSAHGHSKGIIDVIKAIRSKYKNLEIVAGNICTAQGAEALYKAGANGVKVGVGPGSICTTRVVAGVGVPQITAINDVFNWAKDKEITIIADGGIKYSGDIVKALAAGAHSVMMGSIFAGTEESPGEEIIANGKKYKTYVGMGSLVAMKRGSSDRYFQKGAKKLVPEGIEARVPFKGKMREVVFQLMGGLKSGMGYTGSETIEQLRFDTQFVKITNASLKESHPHDVELTKEAPNYNK
- the alaS gene encoding alanine--tRNA ligase, yielding MKKLSANEIRKMWLDFFKSKDHYFLEPVSLVPVEDPSLLWINSGVATLKPYFDGRMNPPSPRLTNSQKSIRTNDIENVGVTARHQTMFEMLGNFSIGDYFKKEAIEFAWELLTSPKWFDINPNLLYITVFNEDQEAYDVWTNIIKIKEDHIFKGTRDTNFWDVGQGPCGPNTEIFFDRGEKWDPKKVGSKLLKDDIENDRYIEIWNIVFSQFNNDGNNNYTELPRKNIDTGAGFERLVSIFQEVPTNFETDIFFPTIQEVEKMCNKKFRYSIENYYNENKEQTKINTAFKVIADHVRAAIFAISDGVFPGNKDRGYIIRRLIRRSSVYGRKLGIKESFLYKLVDKVIQAMKDFYPYLIEKKDMVKEVIKQEELRFLKTLSKGYEHLESIIKAQNKVSGKNALLLFESFGFPIELTTEIANEANVKIDLKSYEKLLEEAKQLARNSRKDDKAWNKQSAILTGLKVESEFVGYDLEECDSKVNFIFEDEKKLESVTNKVVFITLTKTPFYAEKGGQAADNGYLIDSQDNRHLVMDVKMGPNGQHIHKVQVNGTLKNGDIVRAIIDSEKRFYTMKNHSGTHILQAALQEILGKEALQNGSYNDENGLRIDISYNRLPTPEEVVKIHSVIAREIKREIPREIIHCSLKEAIEKHNALALFTEKYGKNVRVIKFGSFSCELCGGTHVTNTKDIEDLLITNVESKGSGVFRYHAVTSHKEVSSYLEQLFNKQKLEIQVLIDKFNRFKLKVKNNLIEKEINKIMSLKASKENLVIIKQKVNDLKNSFKIYQKEIEELLIEEKLLKYSDVIPINKEHKNLIELETNNLEMKEMKSLSDKLQNKFENLIIMLWNTNEKIFIVSVNDKIAKENRAIDLFNNNKKFKVKGGGNDTFAQGKII
- a CDS encoding lipoprotein — protein: MKKLLNILTSVTLIGSAATSVAACGGGGGKKDPDLSTMQKEMLNGAEFISRLIVAGRHENLNYNVNEILSIFLTPLPTAMNMPTFYKYENSTINIANKISKFKNNLAPSLNYYNGDNYAGMFASYLMGMYEDDFYNNMINGGDENANYFNDTFSINGNQGYNKKSNNAMGYAAGLGKDINLSKNEERRELAWAIQDTGALSNYLLSLGFDGANPTDTNGTSSPVSNADEHKKGGTNGSGYAWYNSILMSGRAKKSKDFSGKLQSLENNKLKDLGYNKANDDNKSMINGKEFNSTGGLITKIAGEQNISGFISLFGSMLENISDTKNGALILSEFMNIIFPLIRIKSSGLFGASDPQSISQAVGFSLITNVWDAIKKIDSNIIKDENILESIKNLDKSPDSVWFIPGTTAKPENVKISVLYKDANKDNEEIGGQNGTNAKNIIKIIDLIVELYNNEENKKEFIEKLFISKNSPFYSSYKTIINYIGPENWEKSMLGEDNDGAINLLKFAKGAYLMMTNRDVIEKFERLIEEFKGENTFRDLTSLQKNKFLELIGWSEKGYEDKSLGKLIYNSFTNSEVTGQKDFSDFFSGFKDYVTNAMAEVHEPVLQYLVDDKYWRVNNFKINTTSNTQRAGKMEFTLDYNGIGDSTSNASKQTKKVVVEEKFNPYQTISKHQEQNWTSELKSKLDEDKIANSGKILGVEQGAIKKEDIANYDGLGNYQDYKTVKNSYKIVWENISNNPESPYWVITSLKSFNANGEEFYNIY